From Juglans regia cultivar Chandler chromosome 8, Walnut 2.0, whole genome shotgun sequence, the proteins below share one genomic window:
- the LOC108982245 gene encoding uncharacterized protein LOC108982245 yields the protein MTFPIELRVLISTVLVLILVPPASSLNNTDHYCPPSSCGNIPNISYPFRLKGDPPNCGDQRYELSCDENNHALLSLHDGSKYYVSQINYNNYTIRIVDASIQEDNYSFIPRSFLNYYNFSWSWPDWDISLFTEVVVIVNCDKPVSWASPFYWNTTSRNCSNINNGYGSSSNSFFSQYSKRYIYLMVGRANVMDVEESCTIEQMFLASWPGQIYADPNISCTDIRNVYSYGFVLSWYRIYCGSCEYDSCYFHEYDNQVYCYRWENTFVIFLLQQVKTTAYYTGLLWLIGKIPLHWIVSPLQ from the exons ATGACTTTCCCTATTGAACTCAGGGTCCTTATAAGTACTGTTCTTGTCCTAATCCTTGTTCCTCCAGCTTCTAGTCTTAATAATACTGATCACTACTGTCCTCCTTCTTCCTGTGGCAATATCCCCAACATCAGCTATCCGTTTCGACTAAAAGGCGATCCACCAAACTGCGGAGACCAAAGGTATGAGCTCTCATGTGATGAGAACAACCACGCGTTGTTATCTTTACATGATGGTAGTAAATACTATGTAAGccaaatcaattacaacaacTACACAATCCGAATTGTAGACGCAAGTATTCAGGAGGATAACTACTCCTTCATCCCTCGTAGTTTTCTAAACTACTATAATTTCAGTTGGAGTTGGCCGGACTGGGATATTTCACTTTTTACAGAAGTTGTGGTTATTGTGAACTGTGATAAGCCAGTGAGTTGGGCTTCCCCTTTCTATTGGAACACGACTTCTAGGAATTgttctaatattaataatggaTATGGGTCTTCTTCCAActcctttttttctcaatattcCAAACGGTACATATATCTTATGGTTGGTCGAGCGAATGTGATGGATGTGGAGGAGTCGTGCACGATAGAGCAAATGTTTCTGGCATCGTGGCCAGGACAAATTTATGCTGATCCTAATATTTCATGTACAGACATCCGCAATGTATACTCATATGGTTTTGTGCTTTCATGGTACCGGATTTATTGTGGAAGCTGCGAATACGATAGTTGCTACTTCCATGAGTACGATAATCAAGTTTATTGCTATCGATGGG AAAACACTTTCGTTATTTTCTTACTACAACAGGTCAAAACTACAG CTTATTATACTGGATTGTTATGGCTCATCGGTAAAATCCCCTTACACTGGATTGTTTCCCCTCTTCAATGA